From a region of the Odontesthes bonariensis isolate fOdoBon6 chromosome 4, fOdoBon6.hap1, whole genome shotgun sequence genome:
- the LOC142378437 gene encoding uncharacterized protein LOC142378437 isoform X16 has protein sequence MELLVFLLLAGLVGTTSAQATGTGTTPTPDSTTSSTVNTTSLPDNATSLPDNATSSTVNTTSLPDDATSLPDNATSSTVNTTSLPDDATSSTVNTTSLPDNATSSTVNTTSLPDNTTSLPDNATSLPDNTTSSTVNTTSLPDNTTSFPDNTTSLPDNTTSSTVNTTSLPDNTTSLPDNTTSLPDNTTSSTVNTTSLPDNTTSLPDNTTSLPDNTTSSTVNTTSLPDNTTSLPDNTTSLPDNTTSSTVNTTSLPDNTTSSTVNTTSLPDNTTSLPDNTTSLPDNTTSSTVNTTSLPDNTTSFPDNTTSLPDNTTSSTVNTTSLPDNATSSTVNTTSLPDNTTSLPDNATSSTVNTTSLPDNTTSLPDNATSSTVNTTSLPDNTTSSTVNTTSLPDNATSLPDNATSSTVNTTSLPDNATSSTVNTTSSTVNTTSLPDNATSSTVNTTSLPDNATSSTVNTTSLPDNATSSTVNTTSLPDNATSSTVNTTSLPDNATSSTVNTTSLPDNATSSTVNTTSLPDNATSSTVNTTSLPDNATSSTVNTTSSTVNTTSLPDNATSSTVNTTSSTVNTTSLPDNATSSTVNTTSSTVNTTSLPDNATSSTVNTTSSTVNTTSLPDNATSSTVNTTSLPDNTTSSVVNATSSIVNTTSSPVNTISSTVNTTSSSINTTSPFNTTFSAVNTTSSPVNVSIPAEVNTTQSTVTLTSTHGNTTSPLNQTSTQQNTTSPPPVVTTSSGNSTSSTMNTASPSVNQSTAANATSAPVQITSTSVNTTSSNTASPPAVITSSSSGHASSPAVSENSTTSIITTGAPTTVRTTTPAPPPEPKISLGFSLKQTFTPELGNASSPAFKELETKVTSALNNIYSQKFGEAFNRTIIKGFRSGSVVADVELVFNEGQTLPNATAAADTLVEAAASGNLSLPVNASTIVARVVETPTVAPVTTAPSTALNATSPPLNMTSPASPQVSTTPLPGHASSPAVSENSTTSIITTGAPTTVRTTTPAPPPEPKISLGFSLKQTFTPELGNASSPAFKELETKVTSALNNIYSQKFGEAFNRTIIKGFRSGSVVADVELVFNEGQTLPNATAAADTLVEAAASGNLSLPVNASTIVARVVETPTVAPVTTAPSTASAPISTTKLPTNVTSSPINLTTQLVNMTSPPVSPTTQLSNITSPHLNMTSSPTVSTSTILNATSLPLNQTSPPVSPTTQPTNITSPHLNMTSPALNATSPPLNMTSPTSPQVSTTPLPALNATSPPLNMTSPTSPQVTTTPLPANVTQPNITTVSTIITTAVPAPPRVSLGFSLQQNFSSDLGNETSPVFLALAKQVQDSLDLVYKNKFGNRFVRSKVRSFRQGSVVVDAELIFNDTSSVPEDNEVANTLVEAANSSNPNFTLSVNTATIVATRVVTTTVVPSTSVGSTVSTVAQTSPPLTSTSSPLNATSPPLNATSAPVNITSPALNATSPTVNMTSPTLNATSPPLNVTSVPPLSTTSPTAATTTATVIVTTAAPPETTVKLGFSLQQTFTSGLSNSDSDEFKTLANRIQEALDSIYRTRFGVRFLRSLIRAFRQGSVVVDADLVFHNASSVPETTEVANALVTASNSSNFTLPLNTSSVVATRINATTQPTTPTTVNMTSPTLNGTSPPLNVTSVPTLSTTSPTAATTSATVIVTTAAPPESTVKLGFSLQQTFTSGLSNSDSDEFKTLANRIQEALDSIYRTRFGVRFLRSLIRAFRQGSVVVDADLVFHNASSVPETTEVANALVTASNSSNFTLPLNTSSVVATRINTTTQPTTPTTASATSPPVNMTSPPLNATSPPVNITSPPLNATSAPVNITSPALNATSPTVNMTSPTLNATSPPLNVTSVPTLSTTSPTAATTTATVIVTTAAPPESTVKLGFSLQQTFTSGLSNSDSDEFKTLANRIQEVLDSIYRTRFGVRFLRSLIRAFRQGSVVVDADLVFHNASSVPETTEVANALVTASNSSNFTLPLNTSSVVATRINATQPTTPTTASATSPPVNMTSPPLNATSPPVNITSPPLNATSAPVNITSPALNATSPTVNMTSPTLNATSPPLNVTSVPTLSTTSPTAATTTATVIVTTAAPPESTVKLGFSLQQTFTSGLSNSDSDEFKTLANRIQEVLDSIYRTRFGVRFLRSLIRAFRQGSVVVDADLVFHNASSVPETTEVANALVTASNSSNFTLPLNTSSVVATRINTTTQPTTPTTASATSPPVNITSPPLNATSPPVNMTSPPLNATSPTVNMTSPTLNATSPPLNATSPPLSTTSPTAATTTATVIVTTAAPPETTVQLGFSLQQTFTSGLSNSDSDEFKTLANRIQEVLDSIYRTRFGVRFLRSLIRAFRQGSVVVDADLVFHNASSVPETTEVANALVTASNSSNFTLPLNTSSVVATRINTTTQPTTPTTASATSPPVNITSPPLNATSAPVNMTSPPLNATSPTVNMTSPTLNATSPPLNATSPPLSTTSPTAATTTATVIVTTAAPPETTVQLGFSLQQTFTSGLSNSDSDEFKTLANRIQEVLDSIYRTRFGVRFLRSLIRAFRQGSVVVDADLVFRNASSVPETTEVANALVTASNSSNFTLPLNISSVVATRINTTTQPTTPTTASATSPQLNSTSSLANMTSPSLNATSPTASATSPPVNITSPPLNVTSPTASATSPPVNMTSPPLNSTSPPVNVTSVPPLSTTSPTAVTTTATVIVTNAAPPETIVKLGFSLRQTFTSGLLNSDSDEFKTLANRIQEVLDSIYRTRFGVRFLRSLIRAFRQGSVVVDADLVFRNASSVPETTEVENALVTASNNSNFTLPLNTSSVVATRINTTQPTTPTTVSTTTVATTAAPTTAAATTAAATTAAPTTAAATTAAATTAAPTTVAATTAPSTTANAPTTTTTTVIFSLTMLAVAQVLINL, from the exons ATAGCACAACTTCATCCACGGTGAACACAACTTCATTACCAGACAACGCAACTTCATTACCAGACAACGCAACTTCATCCACGGTGAACACAACTTCATTACCAGACGACGCAACTTCATTACCAGACAACGCAACTTCATCCACGGTGAACACAACTTCATTACCAGACGACGCAACTTCATCCACGGTGAACACAACTTCATTACCAGACAACGCAACTTCATCCACGGTGAACACAACTTCACTACCAGACAACACAACTTCATTACCAGACAACGCAACTTCATTACCAGACAACACAACTTCATCCACGGTGAACACAACTTCACTACCAGACAACACAACTTCATTCCCAGACAACACAACTTCATTACCAGATAACACAACTTCATCCACGGTGAACACAACTTCACTACCAGACAACACAACTTCATTACCAGACAACACAACTTCATTACCAGACAACACAACTTCATCCACGGTGAACACAACTTCACTACCAGACAACACAACTTCATTACCAGACAACACAACTTCATTACCAGATAACACAACTTCATCCACGGTGAACACAACTTCACTACCAGACAACACAACTTCATTACCAGACAACACAACTTCACTACCAGATAACACAACTTCATCCACGGTGAACACAACTTCATTACCAGATAACACAACTTCATCCACGGTGAACACAACTTCACTACCAGACAACACAACTTCATTACCAGACAACACAACTTCATTACCAGACAACACAACTTCATCCACGGTGAACACAACTTCACTACCAGACAACACAACTTCATTCCCAGACAACACAACTTCATTACCAGATAACACAACTTCATCCACGGTGAACACAACTTCATTACCAGACAACGCAACTTCATCCACGGTGAACACAACTTCACTACCAGACAACACAACTTCATTACCAGACAACGCAACTTCATCCACGGTGAACACAACTTCACTACCAGACAACACAACTTCATTACCAGACAACGCAACTTCATCCACGGTGAACACAACTTCATTACCAGACAACACAACTTCATCCACGGTGAACACAACTTCACTACCAGACAACGCAACTTCATTACCAGACAACGCAACTTCATCCACGGTGAACACAACTTCATTACCAGACAACGCAACTTCATCCACGGTGAACACAACTTCATCCACGGTGAACACAACTTCATTACCAGACAACGCAACTTCATCCACGGTGAACACAACTTCATTACCAGACAACGCAACTTCATCCACGGTGAACACAACTTCATTACCAGACAACGCAACTTCATCCACGGTGAACACAACTTCATTACCAGACAACGCAACTTCATCCACGGTGAACACAACTTCATTACCAGATAACGCAACTTCATCCACGGTGAACACAACTTCATTACCAGACAACGCAACTTCATCCACGGTGAACACAACTTCATTACCAGACAACGCAACTTCATCCACGGTGAACACAACTTCACTACCAGACAACGCAACTTCATCCACGGTGAACACAACTTCATCCACGGTGAACACAACTTCACTACCAGACAACGCAACTTCATCCACGGTGAACACAACTTCATCCACGGTGAACACAACTTCACTACCAGACAACGCAACTTCATCCACGGTGAACACAACTTCATCCACGGTTAACACAACTTCACTACCAGACAACGCAACTTCATCCACAGTGAACACAACTTCATCCACGGTGAACACAACTTCACTACCAGACAACGCAACTTCATCCACGGTGAACACAACTTCATTACCAGACAACACAACGTCCTCCGTGGTCAATGCAACTTCATCAATAGTCAACACAACTTCATCACCGGTCAACACAATTTCATCAACAGTCAACACAACTTCATCATCAATTAACACAACTTCACCGTTTAACACAACCTTTTCAGCAGTCAACACAACTTCATCACCAGTCAACGTCTCAATTCCAGCAGAGG TCAACACAACCCAATCAACAGTCACCCTAACATCAACACATGGAAATACAACTTCACCTCTTAACCAAACCTCAACTCAGCAAAACACAACCTCTCCACCACCAGTCGTCACAACATCTTCAG GGAATTCAACTTCATCAACAATGAACACAGCCTCGCCATCAGTGAACcaaagcacagcagcaaatGCAACATCAGCACCTGTCCAAATAACGTCAACCTCTGTGAACACAACCTCGTCAAACACAGCCTCGCCACCAGCAGTCATCACAAGTTCATCTTCAG GTCATGCAAGTTCCCCAGCTGTGAGTGAAAATTCGACAACTTCCATCATTACTACTGGTGCTCCAACTACAGTTAGAACTACAACACCTGCCCCACCGCCGGAGCCTAAAATCTCTTTGGGATTCAGTTTGAAACAAACCTTTACTCCAGAACTTGGAAACGCTTCATCACCAGCGTTCAAGGAATTAGAAACTAAAGTAACTTCTGCG CTCAACaacatttattcacaaaaattTGGGGAGGCCTTTAATCGCACCATCATCAAAGGCTTCAG GAGTGGATCTGTTGTGGCAGATGTTGAGCTGGTATTCAATGAAGGACAGACACTTCCAAATGCCACTGCAGCTGCTGATACTTTAGTGGAAGCTGCTGCTTCTGGTAACTTATCTCTGCCTGTCAATGCATCAACTATTGTAGCCAGAG TTGTAGAGACACCAACTGTAGCTCCAGTCACCACTGCACCTtcaacag CACTCAATGCAACTTCACCACCACTCAACATGACTTCACCAGCCTCACCTCAAGTCAGCACAACGCCACTGCCAG GTCATGCAAGTTCCCCAGCTGTGAGTGAAAATTCGACAACTTCCATCATTACTACTGGTGCTCCAACTACAGTTAGAACTACAACACCTGCCCCACCGCCGGAGCCTAAAATCTCTTTGGGATTCAGTTTGAAACAAACCTTTACTCCAGAACTTGGAAACGCTTCATCACCAGCGTTCAAGGAATTAGAAACTAAAGTAACTTCTGCG CTCAACaacatttattcacaaaaattTGGGGAGGCCTTTAATCGCACCATCATCAAAGGCTTCAG GAGTGGATCTGTTGTGGCAGATGTTGAGCTGGTATTCAATGAAGGACAGACACTTCCAAATGCCACTGCAGCTGCTGATACTTTAGTGGAAGCTGCTGCTTCTGGTAACTTATCTCTGCCTGTCAATGCATCAACTATTGTAGCCAGAG TTGTAGAGACACCAACTGTAGCTCCAGTCACCACTGCACCTTcaacag CCTCAGCACCAATCAGTACGACCAAACTACCAACAAATGTCACGTCATCACCTATTAACTTGACCACACAACTTGTAAACATGACCTCACCACCGGTCAGCCCAACCACACAACTGAGCAACATCACATCACCTCATCTGAACATGACGTCATCACCAACTGTTTCAACCTCAACAATTCTCAATGCAACGTCACTACCACTTAACCAGACCTCACCACCGGTCAGCCCAACCACACAACCGACCAACATCACATCACCTCATCTGAACATGACATCACCAGCACTCAATGCAACTTCACCACCACTCAACATGACTTCACCAACCTCACCTCAAGTCAGCACAACGCCACTGCCAG CACTCAATGCAACTTCACCACCACTCAACATGACTTCACCAACCTCACCTCAAGTCACCACAACGCCACTGCCAG CAAATGTAACACAACCAAACATTACAACGGTTTCTACGATCATAACAACTGCCGTGCCAGCACCACCAAGGGTCAGCCTGGGATTTAGTTTGCAACAAAACTTTTCATCTGACCTTGGTAATGAGACTTCTCCAGTGTTCCTGGCATTAGCAAAACAAGTACAAGATTCG CTTGATCTCGTCTACAAGAACAAATTTGGGAATCGTTTCGTCCGATCTAAAGTCAGATCTTTCAG ACAAGGTTCCGTTGTGGTAGATGCTGAGTTGATATTTAATGATACCAGCTCTGTCCCAGAAGATAATGAGGTGGCAAATACTCTGGTGGAAGCAGCCAACAGTTCCAACCCCAACTTCACTCTATCAGTGAATACAGCAACCATTGTTGCAACAA GAGTGGTTACGACCACGGTTGTGCCTTCCACATCAGTGGGTTCAACTGTGTCAACAG TTGCGCAAACTTCACCACCACTCACTTCAACCTCATCCCCACTGAATGCAACTTCACCACCACTCAATGCAACTTCAGCACCAGTCAACATTACATCACCAGCACTCAATGCCACTTCTCCAACAGTCAACATGACATCACCAACACTGAATGCAACTTCACCACCACTCAATGTAACCTCAGTGCCACCATTGTCCACCACGTCCCCTACAG CTGCTACCACAACTGCTACTGTGATCGTAACCACTGCCGCACCACCAGAAACAACAGTCAAATTGGGATTTAGCCTGCAACAAACCTTTACCTCTGGACTTTCAAACAGTGATTCTGATGAGTTCAAGACATTAGCAAACAGAATACAAGAAGCT CTGGATTCCATCTATAGGACAAGATTTGGCGTCCGTTTCCTGCGATCTCTCATCAGAGCTTTCAG ACAAGGTTCCGTTGTGGTAGATGCTGATCTGGTATTCCATAATGCCAGCTCCGTCCCAGAAACAACCGAGGTGGCAAATGCTCTGGTGACAGCATCCAACAGTTCCAACTTCACACTCCCGTTGAACACGTCAAGTGTGGTTGCAACAA GAATTAATGCAACAACTCAACCtaccacaccaactacag TCAACATGACATCACCAACACTGAATGGAACTTCACCACCACTCAATGTCACCTCAGTGCCAACATTGTCCACCACGTCCCCTACAG CTGCTACCACATCTGCTACTGTGATCGTAACCACTGCCGCACCACCAGAATCAACAGTCAAATTGGGATTTAGCCTGCAACAAACCTTTACCTCTGGACTTTCAAACAGTGATTCTGATGAGTTCAAGACATTAGCAAACAGAATACAAGAAGCT CTGGATTCCATCTATAGGACAAGATTTGGCGTCCGTTTCCTGCGATCTCTCATCAGAGCTTTCAG ACAAGGTTCCGTTGTGGTAGATGCTGATCTGGTATTCCATAATGCCAGCTCCGTCCCAGAAACAACCGAGGTGGCAAATGCTCTGGTGACAGCATCCAACAGTTCCAACTTCACGCTCCCGTTGAACACATCAAGTGTGGTTGCAACAA GAATTAATACAACAACTCAACCtaccacaccaactacag CCAGTGCAACTTCACCACCTGTCAACATGACATCACCACCACTCAATGCAACTTCACCACCTGTCAACATTACTTCACCACCACTCAATGCAACTTCAGCACCAGTCAACATTACATCACCAGCACTCAATGCCACTTCTCCAACAGTCAACATGACATCACCAACACTGAATGCAACTTCACCACCACTCAATGTCACCTCAGTGCCAACATTGTCCACCACGTCCCCCACAG CTGCTACCACAACTGCTACTGTGATCGTAACCACTGCCGCACCACCAGAATCAACAGTCAAATTGGGATTTAGCCTGCAACAAACCTTTACCTCTGGACTTTCAAACAGTGATTCTGATGAGTTCAAGACATTAGCAAACAGAATACAAGAAGTT CTGGATTCCATCTATAGGACAAGATTTGGCGTCCGTTTCCTGCGATCTCTCATCAGAGCTTTCAG ACAAGGTTCCGTTGTGGTAGATGCTGATCTGGTATTCCATAATGCCAGCTCCGTCCCAGAAACAACCGAGGTGGCAAATGCTCTGGTGACAGCATCCAACAGTTCCAACTTCACGCTCCCGTTGAACACGTCAAGTGTGGTTGCAACAA GAATTAATGCAACTCAACCtaccacaccaactacag CCAGTGCAACTTCACCACCTGTCAACATGACATCACCACCACTCAATGCAACTTCACCACCTGTCAACATTACTTCACCACCACTCAATGCAACTTCAGCACCAGTCAACATTACATCACCAGCACTCAATGCCACTTCTCCAACAGTCAACATGACATCACCAACACTGAATGCAACTTCACCACCACTCAATGTCACCTCAGTGCCAACATTGTCCACCACGTCCCCCACAG CTGCTACCACAACTGCTACTGTGATCGTAACCACTGCCGCACCACCAGAATCAACAGTCAAATTGGGATTTAGCCTGCAACAAACCTTTACCTCTGGACTTTCAAACAGTGATTCTGATGAGTTCAAGACATTAGCAAACAGAATACAAGAAGTT CTGGATTCCATCTATAGGACAAGATTTGGCGTCCGTTTCCTGCGATCTCTCATCAGAGCTTTCAG ACAAGGTTCCGTTGTGGTAGATGCTGATCTGGTATTCCATAATGCCAGCTCCGTCCCAGAAACAACCGAGGTGGCAAATGCTCTGGTGACAGCATCCAACAGTTCCAACTTCACGCTCCCGTTGAACACGTCAAGTGTGGTTGCAACAA GAATTAATACAACAACTCAACCtaccacaccaactacag CCAGTGCAACTTCACCACCTGTCAACATTACATCACCACCACTCAATGCAACTTCACCACCAGTCAACATGACATCACCACCACTCAATGCCACTTCTCCAACAGTCAACATGACATCACCAACACTGAATGCAACTTCACCACCACTCAATGCAACTTCTCCACCATTGTCCACCACTTCACCTACAG CTGCTACCACAACTGCTACTGTGATCGTAACCACTGCCGCACCACCAGAAACAACAGTCCAATTGGGATTTAGCCTGCAACAAACCTTTACCTCTGGACTTTCAAACAGTGATTCTGATGAGTTCAAGACATTAGCAAACAGAATACAAGAAGTT CTGGATTCCATCTATAGGACAAGATTTGGCGTCCGTTTCCTGCGATCTCTCATCAGAGCTTTCAG ACAAGGTTCCGTTGTGGTAGATGCTGATCTGGTATTCCATAATGCCAGCTCCGTCCCAGAAACAACCGAGGTGGCAAATGCTCTGGTGACAGCATCCAACAGTTCCAACTTCACGCTCCCGTTGAACACGTCAAGTGTGGTTGCAACAA GAATTAATACAACAACTCAACCtaccacaccaactacag CCAGTGCAACTTCACCACCTGTCAACATTACATCACCACCACTCAATGCAACTTCAGCACCAGTCAACATGACATCACCACCACTCAATGCCACTTCTCCAACAGTCAACATGACATCACCAACACTGAATGCAACTTCACCACCACTCAATGCAACTTCTCCACCATTGTCCACCACTTCACCTACAG CTGCTACCACAACTGCTACTGTGATCGTAACCACTGCCGCACCACCAGAAACAACAGTCCAATTGGGATTTAGCCTGCAACAAACCTTTACCTCTGGACTTTCAAACAGTGATTCTGATGAGTTCAAGACATTAGCAAACAGAATACAAGAAGTT CTGGATTCCATCTATAGGACAAGATTTGGCGTCCGTTTCCTGCGATCTCTCATCAGAGCTTTCAG ACAAGGTTCCGTTGTGGTAGATGCTGATCTGGTATTCCGTAATGCCAGCTCCGTCCCAGAAACAACTGAGGTTGCAAATGCTCTGGTGACAGCATCCAACAGTTCCAACTTCACGCTCCCGTTGAACATATCAAGTGTGGTTGCAACAA GAATTAATACAACAACTCAACCtaccacaccaactacag CCAGTGCAACTTCACCACAACTGAATTCAACTTCCTCACTTGCCAACATGACATCACCATCACTCAATGCAACTTCTCCAACAGCCAGTGCAACTTCACCACCTGTCAACATTACATCACCACCACTCAATGTAACTTCTCCAACAGCCAGTGCAACTTCACCACCTGTCAACATGACATCACCACCACTGAATTCAACTTCACCACCAGTCAATGTCACCTCAGTGCCACCATTGTCCACCACGTCCCCTACAG CtgttaccacaactgctactgTGATCGTAACCAATGCCGCACCACCAGAAACAATTGTCAAATTGGGATTTAGCCTGCGACAAACCTTTACCTCTGGACTTTTAAACAGTGATTCTGATGAGTTCAAGACATTAGCAAACAGAATACAAGAAGTT CTGGATTCCATCTATAGGACCAGATTTGGCGTCCGTTTCCTGCGATCTCTTATCAGAGCTTTCAG ACAAGGTTCCGTTGTGGTAGATGCTGATCTGGTATTCCGTAATGCCAGCTCCGTCCCAGAAACAACTGAGGTGGAAAATGCTCTGGTGACAGCATCCAACAATTCCAACTTCACACTCCCGTTGAACACGTCAAGTGTGGTTGCAACAA GAATTAATACAACTCAACCtaccacaccaactacag TCTCCACAACTACAGTTGCAACAACTGCAGCTCCAACAACTGCAGCTGCAACAACTGCAGCTGCAACAACTGCAGCTCCAACAACTGCAGCTGCAACAACTGCAGCTGCAACAACTGCAGCTCCAACAACTGTTGCTGCAACCACAGCTCCAAGTACCACTGCTAATGCTCCCACTACTACTACAACTACTGTAATCTTTTCACTTACAATGCTGGCTGTTGCACAGGTGCTGATTAATTTATAG